From one Sparus aurata chromosome 16, fSpaAur1.1, whole genome shotgun sequence genomic stretch:
- the ppp2r5eb gene encoding protein phosphatase 2, regulatory subunit B', epsilon isoform X6 gives MDTLSDLKMKEYKRSTLNELVDYVTVSRGYLTEQAYPEVVKMVSHNIFRTLPPSDSNEFDPEEDEPTLEASWPHLQLVYEFFIRFLESQEFQPSIAKKYIDQKFVLQLLELFDSEDPRERDYLKTVLHRIYGKFLGLRAFIRKQINNIFLRFVYETEHFNGVAELLEILGSIINGFALPLKAEHKQFLVKVLLPLHTVRSLSLFHAQLAYCIVQFLEKDPTLTEPVIRGLLKYWPKTCSQKEVMFLGELEEILDVIEPTQFVKIQEPLFKQISRCVSSPHFQVAERALYYWNNEYIMSLIEENSSVILPIMFASLYRISKEHWNPAIVALVYNVLKAFMEMNSTLFDELTATYKSDRQREKKKEKEREELWKKLEDLELKRGLRSDGIIPT, from the exons ATGGACACGCTGTCGGACCTCAAGATGAAGGAGTACAAGCGCTCCACGCTCAACGAGCTGGTGGACTACGTGACCGTCAGCCGGGGCTACCTGACAGAGCAGGCCTACCCCGAGGTCGTCAAaatg GTGTCTCACAACATATTCCGGACCCTTCCGCCCAGTGACAGTAACGAGTTTGACCCTGAGGAAGACGAGCCCACGCTCGAGGCCTCCTGGCCACACTTACAG ttGGTATACGAGTTCTTCATCCGGTTCTTGGAGAGTCAGGAATTCCAGCCCAGCATTGCCAAAAAGTACATAGACCAGAAGTTTGTCCTACAG CTCTTGGAGTTGTTTGACAGCGAGGATCCTCGGGAGAGAGACTACCTGAAGACAGTCTTGCATAGAATCTACGGCAAATTCCTGGGGCTGAGGGCTTTTATACGAAAACAGATCAATAATATTTTTCTACG TTTTGTTTATGAGACGGAGCACTTCAACGGGGTGGCGGAGTTGCTGGAGATCCTGGGGAG TATAATCAATGGTTTCGCTCTGCCACTGAAAGCGGAGCATAAACAGTTTCTGGTCAAAGTGTTGCTCCCCCTCCACACCGTCAGGAGTCTGTCCCTCTTCCACGCACAG TTGGCGTATTGCATTGTACAGTTCCTAGAGAAAGACCCAACATTAACAGAACCA gtcATCAGAGGCTTACTGAAGTACTGGCCGAAAACCTGCAGTCAAAAAGAG GTGATGTTTCTAGGGGAGCTGGAGGAGATCCTGGACGTCATCGAACCAACACAGTTCGTCAAGATCCAGGAGCCGCTCTTCAAACAGATCTCCAGATGTGTCTCCAGCCCACACTTCCAG GTTGCAGAGCGAGCTCTGTACTACTGGAACAACGAGTACATCATGAGTCTGATCGAGGAGAACTCCAGCGTCATCCTGCCCATCATGTTCGCCAGCCTCTACAGGATCTCCAAAGAGCACTGGAACCC GGCGATCGTGGCGCTGGTCTACAACGTACTGAAGGCCTTCATGGAGATGAACAGTACCTTATTCGATGAACTCACAGCCACTTACAAGTCGGACCGCCAGCG tgagaagaagaaggagaaggagcggGAGGAGCTGTGGAAGAAGCTGGAGGACTTGGAGCTGAAGCGGGGCCTTAGGAGCGACGGGATCATCCCAACTTAA